The proteins below come from a single Gimesia alba genomic window:
- a CDS encoding DUF1501 domain-containing protein: MNLHQQQLQAITRRHFLAQGSTGIGAMALGAMLADNQSASAKKPENTEAPAPKFRIPGKAKHVIFLHMAGSPPQQELFDYKPELVKRNMQPCPDSFLKGRGFPFIKGHPKMLGTPYKFKQYGEGGTWMSELLPNFQKVADDVAVVKSMHTDQFNHAPAQLFLYTGAPRFGGASMGSWITYGLGSENKNLPGFMVLLSGGSDPSGGKSLWGSGFLPSVYQGVQCRTTGDPILYVTNPKGINRDVRRRSLDALKSLNEFELKQFGNPETLTRINQYELAFRMQMSVPEAVDLASETKETHELYGTTGGAPSFANNCLLARRMVERGVRYIQLFDYGWDMHGTGSGNDLITGVPKKTKDIDRPMYALITDLKQRGLLDETLIVWSGEFGRTSMNEERNGSKFLGRDHHPHCYTIWMAGGGIKGGTSYGETDELGYFIAEKKTSVRDLQSTILHLTGLDARKLKVPYQGLDQRLIGPADEDHLLKDLLA; this comes from the coding sequence ATGAACCTACACCAACAACAATTACAGGCGATCACCCGCCGCCACTTCCTCGCCCAGGGTTCCACCGGCATCGGTGCAATGGCCCTTGGTGCGATGCTGGCTGACAACCAGAGTGCATCTGCCAAGAAACCCGAAAACACCGAAGCCCCCGCGCCGAAATTCCGCATTCCCGGCAAAGCGAAACACGTCATCTTCCTACACATGGCCGGCTCGCCTCCGCAGCAGGAACTGTTCGATTACAAACCGGAACTCGTCAAACGCAACATGCAGCCTTGCCCCGATTCCTTTCTGAAAGGACGCGGCTTCCCCTTCATCAAAGGGCATCCCAAAATGCTGGGCACGCCCTACAAATTCAAACAGTACGGCGAAGGGGGAACGTGGATGAGCGAACTCCTGCCGAACTTCCAGAAGGTGGCCGACGACGTTGCCGTCGTTAAGTCGATGCACACCGATCAATTCAATCATGCGCCCGCCCAACTGTTCCTGTATACCGGTGCCCCCCGCTTCGGGGGTGCGTCGATGGGATCCTGGATCACCTACGGTCTCGGTTCCGAAAACAAAAACCTGCCCGGCTTCATGGTCCTGCTCAGTGGCGGCAGTGACCCCAGTGGCGGGAAAAGTCTCTGGGGCAGCGGCTTTTTGCCGTCCGTCTACCAGGGAGTCCAGTGCCGCACCACAGGCGACCCCATTCTCTACGTCACCAACCCCAAAGGCATCAACCGCGATGTCCGCCGTCGCAGTCTGGATGCCCTCAAATCGCTGAATGAATTCGAACTCAAACAGTTCGGCAATCCTGAAACACTGACCCGCATCAACCAGTACGAACTCGCCTTCCGTATGCAGATGTCGGTCCCCGAAGCCGTGGATCTCGCCAGTGAAACCAAAGAAACCCACGAACTGTATGGCACAACCGGCGGCGCGCCTTCCTTCGCGAACAACTGCCTGCTCGCCCGTCGCATGGTGGAACGCGGCGTGAGGTATATTCAACTCTTTGATTACGGCTGGGACATGCACGGCACCGGCTCGGGCAACGACCTGATCACCGGCGTTCCTAAGAAAACCAAAGACATCGACCGACCGATGTACGCCTTGATCACCGACCTCAAACAGCGCGGCCTGCTCGATGAAACACTCATCGTCTGGAGCGGTGAATTCGGACGCACCTCGATGAATGAAGAACGCAACGGCTCCAAATTCCTCGGACGCGACCACCACCCCCACTGCTACACCATCTGGATGGCCGGCGGCGGCATCAAAGGCGGCACATCTTACGGCGAAACCGACGAACTCGGTTACTTCATCGCCGAAAAGAAAACCAGCGTCCGCGATCTGCAATCGACGATCCTGCACCTCACCGGACTCGACGCCCGCAAACTCAAAGTCCCTTACCAGGGACTGGACCAACGGCTCATCGGCCCCGCGGATGAAGATCATTTGCTCAAAGATTTGCTGGCTTAA
- a CDS encoding DNA alkylation repair protein: MTATEIVAQLEKLGSDSTKKVLINHGAKDPVLGVKVADLKKIQKQIKQDYQIALDLFDTGIYDAQYLAGLIADDAKMTKTNLRRWLTRANCMPISGSTVAWVTAESRFGHDLALEWIAAKKEAKAQAGWMTLCSLVSIKDDSELDLTEIKQLLKQIERTIHEQPNMLRYAMNNFIISTGSYIDSLTKTAIQTAKKIGTVTVDMGQTSCSVPSAVDYIQKVEQRGTIGKKRKTAKC; this comes from the coding sequence ATGACGGCAACCGAAATCGTAGCGCAACTGGAAAAACTGGGATCTGATTCCACGAAAAAGGTGTTGATCAACCACGGTGCCAAAGACCCCGTGCTCGGCGTTAAAGTGGCCGACCTGAAGAAAATCCAGAAGCAGATCAAACAGGATTACCAGATCGCCCTCGATCTGTTTGATACCGGCATCTACGACGCACAGTACCTCGCCGGCCTGATCGCCGATGACGCCAAGATGACAAAAACCAATCTGCGTCGCTGGCTCACCCGAGCCAACTGTATGCCCATCAGCGGCTCCACTGTTGCCTGGGTCACTGCCGAAAGCCGTTTTGGCCACGATCTGGCGCTGGAATGGATTGCCGCCAAAAAAGAAGCCAAAGCCCAGGCGGGTTGGATGACTCTTTGCAGCCTCGTCTCCATCAAAGACGATTCCGAACTGGATCTGACAGAAATCAAACAGCTGTTGAAACAGATCGAACGAACGATTCACGAGCAACCGAACATGCTCCGCTACGCGATGAATAACTTTATCATTTCCACAGGCAGCTATATCGACAGTCTGACAAAAACAGCCATTCAAACCGCGAAGAAAATCGGCACCGTCACCGTCGACATGGGCCAGACATCCTGCAGCGTCCCCTCCGCCGTCGACTACATCCAGAAAGTAGAGCAGCGAGGCACGATCGGCAAGAAACGAAAAACCGCCAAGTGCTGA
- a CDS encoding RDD family protein: MGSEHAAVIDRLFLSKQAALMHVTDPSVDQPDSQIPVPPYPKDSPQGIMGRRYIAGCFDNLLAMILALVVANQLPDSQPAIQVAVMVATYLAYYLVSEGLFYTSPVKYLTGLTIRNFDGGPSTFRQTIIRTLMRILEVNPLLLGCIPAALAIFFTRDKQRFGDQLARTVVVRRK; encoded by the coding sequence GTGGGTTCTGAGCATGCTGCTGTTATCGACCGACTCTTTCTTTCCAAACAGGCTGCCTTGATGCACGTAACCGATCCTTCCGTTGACCAACCCGACTCGCAGATTCCTGTGCCGCCGTATCCGAAAGATTCACCGCAGGGAATTATGGGCCGCCGATATATCGCGGGTTGTTTTGATAACCTGCTGGCGATGATTCTGGCTCTGGTGGTCGCGAATCAATTACCCGATTCGCAGCCTGCAATCCAGGTGGCTGTGATGGTGGCGACCTATCTGGCGTATTACCTGGTCTCGGAAGGCCTGTTCTATACCTCCCCGGTGAAATATCTGACCGGACTCACGATACGAAACTTCGACGGAGGTCCCAGCACGTTTCGTCAAACCATCATCCGTACGCTGATGCGTATTCTGGAAGTCAATCCGCTTCTTTTGGGTTGCATCCCCGCCGCACTGGCCATTTTCTTCACGCGAGACAAACAGCGCTTTGGCGATCAACTCGCGCGGACCGTGGTGGTGCGCAGAAAATAA
- a CDS encoding winged helix-turn-helix domain-containing protein, producing MRYCTMLRQVQNEHSLFVSIIYSFRFNKITGMKTIELPLKSAQRLMVASQKLTGPALDPVEIIEHLGYVQIDTISVVERAHHHVFWSRNQKYSPVDLDLLIKSRDAFEYWSHAASYLPMKDYRYSLPLKREFQKRETSWYPKDLKMMKQVLTRIRKEGPLRSKDFEMTKKGKSGWWDWKPAKKALERLFLEGKLEITRREGFQKVYDLPENVIPGTVDTTLPSETDYARYLIQRTLQHHGLATVSEIAYMRKSRTKTTVLTTLDQMLAADEISQVSVEGVEQTYYALKQSLENIPRVGQKIHILSPFDNLVIQRNKLITLFDFEYKIECYVPATKRKYGYFSLPVLQGSRFVARIDCKADRTNQRLMIHSIHYEKNVDQLLLQKIMESKLVAFAKFNGCNAVEYNMK from the coding sequence ATGCGCTATTGTACTATGCTTAGGCAGGTACAGAATGAACATAGTCTGTTTGTGTCGATCATTTATTCTTTTAGGTTCAATAAAATCACAGGGATGAAAACGATCGAGTTGCCATTGAAGTCTGCACAGCGTTTGATGGTGGCGAGTCAGAAGCTGACAGGACCCGCATTAGATCCCGTGGAAATCATTGAGCATTTGGGGTACGTTCAGATTGACACCATCTCTGTCGTCGAACGTGCCCATCATCATGTGTTTTGGAGTCGAAATCAAAAATACAGTCCAGTTGACCTGGACCTTCTCATTAAATCACGAGACGCGTTTGAGTACTGGAGTCATGCTGCCTCTTACCTGCCTATGAAAGACTACCGGTATTCTCTACCACTGAAACGAGAATTTCAGAAACGCGAGACATCCTGGTATCCCAAAGACCTGAAAATGATGAAACAGGTTTTAACCAGGATACGCAAAGAAGGTCCACTTCGATCAAAAGACTTTGAGATGACAAAGAAGGGGAAATCGGGATGGTGGGATTGGAAACCAGCCAAAAAAGCGTTAGAGCGACTTTTTCTTGAAGGCAAGCTGGAAATCACTCGCCGTGAGGGATTCCAGAAAGTATACGATCTCCCCGAGAATGTGATTCCAGGTACTGTTGACACCACTCTACCGAGCGAAACCGACTATGCCCGATACCTGATTCAACGAACGCTTCAGCATCATGGCTTAGCCACTGTAAGCGAAATTGCCTACATGCGCAAGTCTCGAACCAAAACAACCGTTTTGACAACCCTCGACCAGATGCTAGCTGCTGACGAAATATCTCAAGTCTCTGTTGAAGGAGTTGAACAGACTTATTATGCCCTCAAACAATCACTGGAGAACATTCCCAGGGTCGGTCAAAAAATACACATCTTGTCACCGTTTGATAATTTGGTCATTCAAAGAAATAAGCTCATCACCTTATTTGATTTTGAGTATAAAATTGAATGCTATGTACCGGCGACAAAAAGAAAGTATGGGTATTTTTCTCTGCCTGTCCTCCAGGGCAGCCGATTTGTCGCCCGGATCGATTGCAAAGCGGATCGAACCAATCAACGGCTGATGATTCACTCAATTCACTACGAAAAAAACGTAGATCAGCTTTTATTACAGAAAATAATGGAATCAAAATTGGTAGCATTCGCCAAATTCAATGGCTGTAATGCGGTGGAGTACAACATGAAATGA
- a CDS encoding SMI1/KNR4 family protein, which yields MNPDLKLLSELVPPPTSPVCADSGWQEVETKLGVELPSDYKAFVSIYGSGSLQAIIHIVNYSDNRVSSEELISVVFSQLESYKDSGKCEEFKAFPEEGGLLPFASTDDGNYLFWKTKETSQQWAVAAYDFTSGTIVYVPDMGMVNCLLRLVQKDNPFGDRFCNIENFNPPCTFVPWQGE from the coding sequence ATGAACCCAGATCTCAAATTACTCTCAGAACTCGTCCCGCCTCCCACCTCACCTGTGTGCGCAGATTCTGGTTGGCAAGAAGTCGAAACAAAACTGGGGGTAGAACTGCCCAGTGATTATAAAGCCTTCGTTTCGATTTATGGGTCTGGATCTTTGCAGGCAATTATTCACATTGTGAACTACTCGGACAATCGCGTGTCTTCTGAAGAACTGATTTCGGTTGTATTTTCACAGCTTGAGTCCTACAAGGATTCTGGCAAATGCGAGGAATTCAAAGCATTTCCTGAAGAAGGAGGACTGTTGCCATTTGCCAGCACTGACGATGGCAATTACTTGTTCTGGAAAACAAAAGAGACATCGCAACAGTGGGCTGTCGCTGCGTATGACTTTACGTCAGGGACTATCGTGTATGTACCTGACATGGGCATGGTGAATTGTCTTCTTAGACTTGTCCAAAAAGATAATCCGTTTGGAGATCGATTCTGTAATATCGAAAACTTTAACCCCCCTTGCACTTTCGTGCCTTGGCAGGGAGAATGA
- a CDS encoding DUF1501 domain-containing protein gives MLRIEGRATKFCDRISRRSFIQIGGLAMGGLTLPQLLQAEQQNQRPQSHKAVIMIFLNGGPPHQDMFDLKPTAPAEIRGEFQPIATNVPGIEISELMPRVAGMMDQFTIIRSLVGSEGRHDSFQCCTGHRFRDPKPQGGWPSMGSALSKLQGAVDPSVPPYIDLSQKMAHDPYNIKGPGFLGMAHSPFRPDGEVMSNMTLNQISTVRLHERTSLLEKLDTFRRKVDHKLASETSDNFTEQALGVLTSSRLVEALDLEKVDPKVRARYGIDDPKVLGFDPKMGYQALMSRFLQARRAVEAGARMVTCSFADFDYHSDNFGRGRKVIPLLDQGVAALVEDLHERGLEQDVTVIVWGEFGRTPKINKKAGRDHWPRVHAGLLAGGGMQTGQVIGSTDKWAEAAVDRPVHMQDVFATLYHNLGIDTVTTTIPDNNGRPQYLIERQEPIRELI, from the coding sequence ATGCTGAGAATTGAAGGTCGTGCCACGAAATTCTGTGATCGGATCTCCCGCCGCTCTTTCATTCAGATTGGCGGGCTGGCGATGGGGGGCTTAACGTTGCCTCAATTGCTGCAGGCAGAGCAGCAGAACCAACGGCCTCAGTCTCACAAAGCGGTGATCATGATCTTCCTGAATGGAGGCCCGCCGCATCAGGACATGTTCGATTTGAAGCCTACAGCGCCCGCCGAAATTCGAGGTGAGTTCCAGCCCATTGCAACCAATGTGCCCGGCATCGAAATCAGCGAGTTGATGCCCCGCGTGGCGGGGATGATGGATCAATTCACCATCATCCGTTCCCTCGTTGGTTCGGAAGGTCGGCACGATTCCTTTCAATGCTGCACCGGCCATCGATTTCGAGATCCGAAACCTCAAGGGGGATGGCCGTCAATGGGTTCGGCCCTTTCCAAACTGCAGGGGGCCGTTGATCCTTCCGTGCCCCCTTATATCGACCTGTCGCAAAAGATGGCTCACGACCCCTACAACATTAAAGGCCCCGGCTTCCTGGGGATGGCACATTCACCGTTTCGCCCTGATGGCGAGGTGATGAGCAACATGACCCTGAATCAGATTTCCACAGTCCGCTTGCACGAGCGTACCAGTCTGCTGGAGAAACTCGATACGTTCCGGCGAAAGGTCGATCATAAATTAGCATCAGAGACCAGCGATAACTTTACCGAGCAGGCGTTAGGGGTATTGACTTCATCCCGGCTGGTGGAAGCGTTGGATCTGGAGAAAGTCGACCCGAAAGTTCGGGCCCGGTACGGAATCGACGATCCCAAAGTGCTCGGCTTTGATCCCAAGATGGGTTATCAGGCGCTGATGTCCCGATTTTTGCAGGCGCGGCGTGCTGTGGAAGCAGGGGCCCGGATGGTGACTTGCAGTTTCGCTGATTTCGACTACCACAGCGATAACTTTGGCAGAGGACGTAAAGTGATTCCTTTACTGGATCAGGGTGTGGCTGCCCTGGTCGAAGATCTGCACGAACGCGGCCTGGAGCAGGACGTGACGGTCATCGTCTGGGGCGAGTTTGGTCGGACTCCCAAGATCAATAAAAAAGCAGGTCGCGATCATTGGCCGCGCGTGCATGCCGGCCTGCTGGCGGGCGGTGGTATGCAAACCGGACAGGTGATCGGCTCGACGGATAAATGGGCCGAAGCAGCCGTCGACCGCCCCGTGCACATGCAGGACGTCTTCGCCACGCTCTATCACAACCTGGGCATTGATACTGTCACTACTACAATCCCAGACAACAATGGCCGGCCGCAATATCTGATAGAACGCCAGGAACCGATTCGAGAACTGATCTGA
- a CDS encoding cupin domain-containing protein: MTDEPEPLKDASHLYEVERTEYHAQRPGFRIIELQISPTQNVPWHFHSQIQDTFYVIEGVLKIYLQDPQEEITLNAGETYSVQPRRPHLVTNAATSSTTFLVLQGIGEYDFVPLNEEAH, encoded by the coding sequence ATGACGGATGAACCTGAACCGCTGAAAGATGCCAGTCACCTGTATGAAGTTGAGCGGACAGAGTATCATGCCCAGCGCCCCGGCTTCCGCATTATTGAACTGCAAATATCCCCTACGCAAAATGTGCCCTGGCATTTTCACAGCCAGATTCAAGATACGTTTTACGTGATCGAAGGCGTACTCAAGATCTATCTACAAGATCCGCAGGAAGAAATTACTTTGAACGCGGGCGAGACCTATTCGGTGCAGCCCCGTCGTCCCCATCTGGTGACCAATGCCGCCACATCCTCGACCACGTTTCTCGTGCTGCAAGGCATCGGCGAATACGATTTTGTTCCGCTGAATGAAGAGGCTCATTAG
- a CDS encoding disulfide bond formation protein B, protein MKKHLGLWIAHFNVLVVCLVLLGAFSIQLIEHEIPCPLCILQRMAMMLCALGSTYVILQSRAGVLSLNDFAAGYGMSILGAVCGAAISTRQILIHIVPPDPGYGDPVLGLHLYTWALVVFMVVLIDSGLNLMFARELVSESPLEFNWPSKAIVGLMGAVILANTISIFCQEGLHWILPDDPTRYELFYDLSLFS, encoded by the coding sequence ATGAAGAAACACCTTGGTTTGTGGATCGCTCACTTCAATGTGCTGGTGGTCTGTCTGGTCCTGCTGGGCGCCTTCAGTATTCAGTTGATCGAACACGAAATTCCCTGCCCGCTCTGTATTCTGCAACGCATGGCGATGATGTTGTGTGCCCTGGGATCGACATATGTGATCCTGCAGTCAAGAGCCGGCGTGTTGTCGCTGAATGATTTCGCCGCGGGTTACGGCATGAGTATCCTGGGCGCGGTTTGCGGTGCGGCAATCTCGACACGCCAGATTCTGATTCACATTGTGCCCCCCGATCCCGGATACGGCGATCCGGTACTCGGCCTGCATTTATATACCTGGGCACTGGTAGTCTTCATGGTCGTGCTCATCGATAGTGGGCTGAATCTGATGTTTGCACGGGAATTGGTTTCGGAGTCACCGCTTGAATTCAATTGGCCCTCGAAAGCGATCGTTGGTTTGATGGGAGCCGTGATTCTGGCGAATACGATCAGTATCTTTTGCCAGGAAGGATTGCACTGGATCCTTCCCGACGATCCGACACGGTATGAATTGTTCTACGATCTCAGCCTTTTTTCGTGA
- a CDS encoding DUF5993 family protein gives MDTLIFLLILLTFLAMWIRKRWLVYSLFLTSLVATFLLFLCHASNSLELNF, from the coding sequence TTGGATACGCTGATCTTCCTGCTGATCCTGTTGACCTTCCTGGCGATGTGGATCCGGAAACGCTGGCTCGTTTATTCCCTGTTTCTGACCTCTCTGGTCGCGACCTTTCTCCTGTTCTTGTGTCATGCGTCGAATTCGCTGGAACTCAACTTCTGA
- a CDS encoding phytoene desaturase family protein — protein sequence MTTNRATWEVIVIGSGMGGMVAAAALSRLGHKVLLLEQYDSLGGQTHTFSRDGFSWTAGIHYLGCMGPDQREKAILDWLADFPIELASMGTIYDTLHMGDTPSISLSRPTAAQRLDLQERFPNEGDAIDAWFHAIQQGQEALTNLTRARAMPAAIGAVLKWWNRRSIKRWCERTTAEVVNDLTDNPELAAVFSAQWGTFGGRPGTASFAYHAAVIGSYLENGGFYPKGGGSSIAEHLLKTITSAGGEARAGVTVESLRLENGRVVGVLTSDGEEINADKVISDIGARETVDRLLPNDHGQQAWVDSIRSLGSNICHFTLFLGFSGDIESAGATKSNHWLYPTGETDAVWTDVFHDSPPAMFVSFASLKDPAHDPGPDQKHAGEIIAWADWSTVERWAALPPDQRGDDYQNFKHQVETALFAQFKHYFPQLAELVVFREVATPLATAFITGHTKGAFYGLDVTPQRLMSDALRMQTPLKGLYLTGQDVFSPGIPGALWGGLLCATSIDPKMIKHLGG from the coding sequence ATGACCACGAATCGAGCAACCTGGGAAGTCATTGTCATCGGTTCCGGCATGGGGGGAATGGTGGCAGCCGCCGCCCTCTCGCGGCTGGGGCATAAAGTGCTGCTGCTGGAACAGTACGATTCCCTCGGCGGACAGACTCATACGTTTTCTCGCGATGGTTTCTCATGGACCGCCGGAATTCACTATCTTGGCTGTATGGGACCGGATCAACGGGAGAAAGCCATTCTCGACTGGCTGGCGGACTTCCCCATTGAACTGGCATCGATGGGAACGATCTACGACACACTTCACATGGGTGACACTCCCTCAATCTCGCTGTCTCGACCGACCGCAGCTCAAAGGCTCGATTTGCAGGAACGCTTTCCCAATGAAGGAGATGCCATCGACGCCTGGTTTCACGCGATTCAACAGGGCCAGGAGGCGCTGACCAACCTCACCCGGGCGCGGGCGATGCCGGCGGCGATTGGTGCAGTACTGAAATGGTGGAATCGCCGGTCGATCAAACGCTGGTGTGAACGCACCACCGCGGAAGTCGTCAATGACCTGACTGACAATCCGGAGCTGGCTGCGGTTTTCTCTGCACAGTGGGGCACGTTTGGCGGCCGACCTGGCACCGCCAGTTTCGCTTATCACGCGGCGGTCATCGGGTCCTATCTGGAAAACGGCGGTTTCTATCCCAAAGGCGGGGGCTCCTCGATCGCGGAACATCTGCTGAAGACAATCACATCAGCAGGCGGAGAGGCACGGGCGGGCGTCACCGTTGAGTCGCTGCGTTTGGAAAACGGTCGCGTCGTCGGCGTCTTGACTTCGGATGGCGAAGAAATCAACGCAGACAAAGTCATCTCCGATATCGGCGCACGGGAGACGGTGGACCGACTGCTGCCGAACGATCACGGCCAGCAGGCGTGGGTAGATTCGATCCGTTCGCTCGGCTCCAACATCTGCCATTTTACCCTGTTCCTCGGTTTCTCTGGCGACATCGAATCAGCCGGGGCCACGAAATCGAATCACTGGCTTTATCCGACAGGCGAAACAGACGCCGTCTGGACCGACGTGTTCCACGACTCGCCCCCTGCGATGTTCGTCTCGTTCGCTTCGTTGAAAGATCCCGCACACGATCCGGGCCCCGATCAAAAACATGCGGGAGAAATCATTGCCTGGGCAGACTGGTCGACCGTTGAACGTTGGGCCGCTCTCCCGCCCGACCAACGCGGCGATGACTATCAGAATTTCAAACACCAGGTCGAGACAGCACTGTTTGCACAGTTCAAGCACTATTTTCCCCAACTCGCAGAACTGGTCGTCTTTCGCGAAGTCGCGACTCCGCTGGCAACGGCATTCATCACCGGTCATACAAAAGGCGCTTTCTACGGTCTCGACGTAACGCCGCAGCGCCTGATGTCGGATGCGCTGCGCATGCAGACGCCGCTCAAAGGTCTCTATCTGACCGGACAGGACGTCTTCTCTCCCGGCATTCCCGGCGCGCTGTGGGGCGGGCTGCTGTGCGCCACAAGCATCGATCCGAAAATGATTAAGCATCTGGGTGGCTAA
- a CDS encoding NPCBM/NEW2 domain-containing protein — translation MFTLKSQFLVHTFFVVLCTLVIPGGTQVLKAFPPAENIDFSEKYKQLLQESKSAPSRGYLKEVAFDAIEASQAAIKAGDYSAAVKIAALAVKLGKTSGNNHATTLANSLRQRCVMLVREYRDVEKFHKNLQQNPNDANAAFLYGKFVALKLNNWKQGLVWLARGEDAAYRTLAKQELANSNNQGALLVVANGWFQLASKEKGSTKQELELHAYDLYSHAWADSIGTDRMAINEKLNEMPLRYLNHMQEQDVIPGAWPFGKNGESGNGAGMFTINHVEYPNGLGLHPPNHGFARVRFQLDGQYKTFATGVALMDHSSEVRRSVTFTVIGDDRVLWKSPLIRFRGDVVFCNVSVKNIKRLEIQTKSPGIATGAHAVWLAPRVLK, via the coding sequence ATGTTCACGCTTAAAAGTCAGTTTCTCGTTCACACGTTCTTTGTTGTGTTGTGTACTTTGGTCATCCCGGGCGGGACACAGGTTCTGAAGGCGTTTCCCCCTGCAGAGAACATCGATTTCTCTGAGAAATACAAACAGCTGTTACAGGAATCCAAATCAGCCCCTTCCAGAGGATATCTGAAAGAAGTGGCGTTTGACGCGATCGAAGCCAGTCAGGCCGCGATCAAAGCAGGCGATTATTCGGCAGCAGTGAAGATTGCAGCTCTCGCTGTCAAACTTGGGAAGACCTCAGGAAACAACCACGCCACTACGCTGGCAAACAGTTTAAGACAGCGCTGCGTGATGCTCGTTCGCGAATATCGCGACGTGGAAAAATTTCATAAAAACCTGCAACAGAATCCGAATGATGCAAACGCGGCTTTTCTATATGGAAAATTTGTCGCCTTAAAGTTGAACAACTGGAAACAGGGGCTTGTCTGGCTCGCCAGAGGCGAGGATGCGGCATATCGAACTCTGGCGAAACAGGAGCTTGCGAACTCAAACAATCAAGGCGCGCTGCTGGTGGTTGCCAATGGCTGGTTTCAATTAGCCAGTAAAGAGAAAGGTTCGACAAAGCAGGAATTGGAACTGCACGCGTATGATTTATACAGCCACGCGTGGGCGGACTCAATTGGAACAGATCGAATGGCGATTAATGAGAAGTTGAACGAGATGCCTCTGCGGTATCTGAATCACATGCAGGAACAGGATGTCATTCCAGGTGCGTGGCCCTTCGGAAAAAACGGAGAGAGTGGAAATGGTGCGGGAATGTTTACAATCAATCATGTTGAGTATCCCAATGGTCTGGGACTACATCCACCAAATCATGGTTTTGCACGCGTGCGTTTTCAATTAGATGGTCAATACAAAACCTTTGCGACTGGTGTCGCCCTCATGGATCATTCTTCTGAAGTTCGCCGTTCAGTAACTTTTACGGTGATAGGAGATGACAGGGTTCTCTGGAAATCACCGCTCATCCGATTTCGAGGGGACGTGGTCTTCTGTAATGTTTCTGTCAAGAATATTAAAAGGCTGGAAATTCAAACTAAATCGCCGGGGATTGCTACGGGAGCACATGCTGTCTGGCTTGCCCCACGGGTTTTAAAATAG